Proteins encoded together in one Musa acuminata AAA Group cultivar baxijiao chromosome BXJ3-6, Cavendish_Baxijiao_AAA, whole genome shotgun sequence window:
- the LOC135641293 gene encoding ankyrin repeat-containing protein At5g02620-like: MEKQSSLRIGALEKLQSFRLGVMEKQKSFRMDKQRSFRLGDRQQSFKERKNKESPGKRGDLELHLAARAGNAVRVHKILSECSETQLKDLLFKQNQDGETALYIAAEKGYVEAVREILKVSDIQSAGIKANNNYDSFHIAAKQGHLEVLKELFHSFPALAMTTNSLNSTALDTAATQGHVDVVNLLLETDASLAKIARNNGKTVLHSAARMGHVNVVKSLLDKDPRIGLRTDKKGQTAFHMAVKGQNVEMVMELLKPDPSIINLEDNKGNKPLHIATRKGNPKIVQALISVEGIDINAVNRAGETALSIAEKCENEEIAAILREFGAVVAKEPANTMTAAKQLKQTVSDIKHDVQSQLRQTHQTEMKVQKIKKRLQKLHLGGLNNAINSNTVVAVLIATVAFAAIFQLPGQFVPDAEDGFTLGQAYIAKNAAFIIFLVFDSLALFISLAVVVVQTSLIVVEQKAKRRMVFVMNKLMWLACLFISVAFISLTYIVVGHHDLWLAWSTMAIGATIMLTTLGSMCYCIIVHRIEEKNMRNIRRNSGSRSRSWSISVGSDSEILNSEYKKMYAL, translated from the exons ATGGAGAAGCAGTCGAGCCTTCGAATTGGAGCCTTGGAGAAATTGCAGAGCTTTCGGCTCGGGGTGATGGAGAAACAGAAGAGCTTTCGGATGGACAAACAAAGGAGTTTTCGATTGGGAGATAGACAGCAAAGTTTCAAAGAAAGGAAGAACAAGGAGAGCCCTGGCAAGCGTGGGGATTTGGAGCTCCATCTTGCTGCTAGGGCTGGCAATGCAGTGCGTGTACACAAGATACTCTCGGAGTGCAGTGAGACCCAGTTGAAAGATTTGCTTTTCAAGCAGAATCAGGATGGGGAGACGGCGTTGTATATTGCTGCAGAAAAGGGTTATGTGGAGGCCGTTCGGGAGATATTAAAAGTTTCAGACATTCAATCAGCTGGCATCAAGGCCAATAACAACTATGATTCATTTCATATTGCCGCTAAGCAGGGCCATCTTG AAGTGTTGAAGGAACTCTTCCATTCTTTCCCTGCACTGGCCATGACGACAAATTCATTGAATTCAACAGCCTTGGACACTGCTGCAACTCAAGGTCATGTTGATGTCGTCAATCTACTGCTAGAAACTGATGCAAGCCTTGCTAAGATTGCAAGGAATAATGGAAAGACCGTCTTACATTCAGCAGCAAGAATGGGTCATGTGAACGTGGTGAAATCTCTATTAGATAAGGATCCTCGCATTGGTTTAAGGACTGATAAGAAGGGACAGACAGCATTTCACATGGCTGTGAAGGGCCAAAATGTTGAGATGGTGATGGAGTTGCTGAAGCCTGATCCATCAATAATCAATTTAGAAGATAATAAAGGGAATAAACCATTGCATATTGCTACAAGGAAGGGCAATCCAAAG ATTGTACAGGCTTTGATATCAGTTGAAGGAATCGACATCAATGCAGTGAATAGAGCAGGTGAAACAGCCCTCAGCATTGCGGAGAAATGTGAAAATGAAGAGATTGCTGCCATTCTAAGAGAATTTGGTGCAGTTGTTGCAAAAGAACCTGCAAATACAATGACTGCTGCTAAGCAACTGAAGCAAACTGTCAGTGACATAAAACATGATGTTCAGTCCCAGCTCAGACAAACGCATCAAACCGAAATGAAGGTCCAGAAGATCAAGAAGAGGCTCCAAAAGCTCCACCTGGGAGGTCTCAATAACGCCATCAATTCCAACACTGTGGTTGCGGTTCTCATCGCCACGGTGGCCTTTGCGGCCATATTCCAATTGCCGGGCCAGTTTGTTCCGGACGCTGAAGATGGATTTACTCTTGGACAAGCCTATATCGCGAAAAATGCAGCATTCATCATCTTTTTGGTTTTCGATTCTTTGGCTCTATTCATCTCATTAGCAGTGGTGGTCGTCCAAACTTCCTTGATAGTCGTCGAGCAGAAGGCCAAGAGGAGGATGGTCTTTGTGATGAACAAATTGATGTGGCTGGCTTGCCTCTTCATATCAGTGGCCTTCATTTCCCTGACATACATTGTGGTAGGCCACCACGACTTGTGGCTGGCTTGGTCAACCATGGCTATAGGTGCCACAATCATGCTGACCACCTTAGGATCAATGTGCTACTGCATAATTGTTCACCGAATAGAAGAAAAGAATATGAGGAACATAAGGAGGAACTCAGGGAGCAGGTCCCGCTCGTGGTCTATTTCAGTCGGTTCCGACTCAGAGATACTAAATAGTGAATACAAGAAGATGTATGCCCTTTAG
- the LOC103971152 gene encoding polygalacturonase, translated as MAELNSSIILLLVVLIFTHLLSSANEVYNIAEYGAKSDGRTDSTKPLLGAWQAACGSPGPSTVHVPAGSFLVRQVTFNGPCKSSKIVIRIDGTLVVASDLGRVGEWIVFDHVEGVSVYGGTIDGHGASLWSCKATGRRCPGGATSLTFRNSKRIMISGLTSMNSELYHVVINDCEGVTVQGVRIMAPGNSPNTDGIHVQMSSYVTITGAVIRTGDDCISIGPGTTNLWIEQVNCGPGHGISIGSLGKGYDEEGVENVTVKTTVFTGTENGLRIKTWGRPSEGFVKGVVFEHAVMQNVRNPIIIDQNYCPDNKGCPDQNSGVKISQVRYNDIHGSSASQVAVNFDCSASNPCTGIGLQDIKLTYGNRPAESSCKHADGTTSGFVVPPSCI; from the exons ATGGCTGAACTCAACAGCTCCATCATCCTTCTCCTTGTCGTACTCATCTTCACCCACCTCTTGTCATCTGCCAATGAAGTGTACAACATCGCCGAGTACGGAGCCAAGTCCGATGGCCGGACGGACTCGACCAAACCCTTGCTCGGTGCATGGCAGGCAGCATGCGGCTCGCCGGGGCCGTCGACCGTCCACGTGCCGGCTGGATCCTTCTTGGTTCGTCAGGTCACCTTCAATGGCCCTTGCAAGAGCAGCAAGATCGTCATCCGGATCGACGGCACTCTCGTGGTGGCGTCCGACCTCGGCAGGGTCGGTGAGTGGATAGTGTTTGATCACGTCGAGGGGGTGTCGGTGTACGGCGGGACCATCGACGGCCACGGCGCGTCCCTGTGGTCCTGCAAGGCCACCGGACGGAGGTGTCCCGGCGGCGCCACG TCGCTGACGTTTAGGAATTCGAAGCGCATCATGATCAGTGGGCTGACGTCAATGAACAGCGAGCTGTACCACGTCGTGATCAACGACTGCGAGGGCGTCACGGTCCAGGGCGTCAGGATCATGGCGCCGGGCAACAGCCCCAACACGGACGGCATCCACGTCCAGATGTCTAGCTACGTGACCATCACGGGGGCCGTCATCAGGACCGGCGACGACTGCATCTCCATCGGCCCCGGCACCACCAACCTGTGGATCGAACAGGTCAACTGCGGCCCAGGGCACGGCATAAG CATAGGGAGCTTGGGGAAGGGATACGACGAGGAGGGGGTGGAGAACGTGACGGTGAAGACGACGGTGTTCACGGGGACGGAGAACGGGCTGAGGATAAAGACGTGGGGGAGGCCGAGCGAGGGGTTCGTCAAGGGAGTGGTGTTCGAGCACGCCGTGATGCAGAACGTCCGAAACCCCATCATCATCGACCAGAACTACTGCCCCGACAACAAGGGATGCCCCGACCAG AACTCCGGCGTAAAGATCAGCCAGGTGAGGTACAACGACATCCATGGATCGTCGGCCTCGCAGGTGGCGGTGAACTTCGATTGCAGCGCGAGCAACCCGTGCACGGGAATCGGGTTGCAAGACATCAAGCTCACGTATGGAAACAGGCCGGCAGAGTCGTCGTGCAAGCACGCCGATGGCACTACCTCGGGCTTCGTCGTGCCGCCGAGCTGCATATGA